TAGATCCAGGATTCTATACAGTGCCCTTCTAAATGTAATAGGTTAAAATCTGTAATATATCATCTTTGTTTCAAAATAGCCTAGCCAAAATAGTCCGATAGAGAAGCAATGATTTTATGAAAACGTCATCATGTCATTATTTTCCTCAATGTGCAAATATCCAGTAAATGAAGTTAGACTTCTAGCCATAATAAAAACCCATGATAATTGTTGAATATTCAGATCAGCCCTTTTTCTACATAACtgactgacattttcatttctGTCAAATCAAACATGCTCATATTAGTGCTTTGAGAAAACCAATCTCCAAACAAAAGCGAAACTTAACTCAGTCCTCCTTTATGTTTGAACAACGCACACCAAACTCAAAACTGTCCCTAAGTGCAACCAGCCAGGTAACATGGCCATTAACATTTAACTGTAGAGAAATACTGATGACATCAACCTTAGCATGGCCATCCAACATTTTTACAAAGAACATATAGTAAAAAGGTTTTCCAACCAAATTAAAACTACCATTATATCTACTATAGACTTACCTCAGGGTGAAAGTCTGGTTCATCCAGGAGGTTCTTTTCATTTGGCATCGTCCCTGTAGATCTGGGGTCCATTATAAGAACGTTCTGACTACCGGGTCTGGGGAACTTACAGTCACTCTTTCTGGAGTCGGTCGTCCTGCACACCTCGTAATTGTACACGTGTTGTAGAGTTCCTGTCCCCAAAGTGTCTGCGTAACGCGGTGGATAATACGGAATAACCGGGAGACTGGAATGATACAGAATGCGGGACTGTCTCCATCTGTATATTTTCACTGATATAATAACAACTAAACACGTGATGAACAGAAACGAGACTACAGCCAAAGCCAAGACTAAGTAAAATGTCAGGTTGTCATTGTACTCCTTGTCGTGCGTAAAGTCAGTGAACTCCGAGAGCACTTCAGGGAAACTGTCCGCCACCGCCACGTTAACATTGACTGTAGCTGAACGAGAGGGCTGTCCGTTGTCCTCCACTACAACAGTGAGCCTTTGTTTCACAGCATCTTTATCAGTGACTTGACGTATAGTTCTTATTTCTCCATTCTGTAAGCCTACTTCAAACAACGCCCTATCTGTCGCTTTCTGTAGCTTATACGAAAGCCAGGCATTCTGTCCAGAGTCCACATCAACGGCCACCACTTTAGTGACAAGATAACCCACATCTGCTGAACGAGGCACCATTTCAGCCACCAGAGAGCTGCTAGTCTGGACTGGGTACAAAACCTGAGGCGCATTGTCGTTCTGATCTTGGATGAAGATTTTGACACTGACGTTGCTACTGAGTGGAGGAGAGCCTCCGTCTTTCGCCTTAACCACGAGGTtcagctgttttgtttgttcataATCAAAGGAGCGAATTGCATGTAAAACTCCGGTTTCAGAGTTAATGGATACATAAGCAGAGACTGGAGTTCCATTGATCTGCGTGTCTTCCAAGTGGTACGAAATTCTAGCGTTTTGATTCCAGTCAGAGTCCCGTGCACTGACAGAAAATATGGACAATCCAGGAGAGTTATTCTCTCTGACGTAGGCAGAGTATGAGCTCTGATTAAATAATGGGGCATTGTCATTTACATCAGATATTCTAAGATGTAATATCCTGGAGCTAGAGAGAGGAGGCGAACCAGAATCTGTCGCTATTATGGTAATATTGTATTCTGGTGTTGTTTCTCTGTCAAACACGACATCAGAGATCAAATTGTAATAACTGGTCAAGGACGATTCCATCTTAAACAGACGGTTAGTACCAATAGTACATGTAATCTGCCCGTTTTTCTCTGAATCAGCGTCTTTCACATTTATAACAGCTATCGTGGATCCATGGGAAGCATCTTCAGAAACAGGGCTAGAGAAAGACATAACGTTTATAACAGGTGCGTTATCATTAACATCAATGACTTCTATTATAATTTGGCTGGTGTCTGTAAACCCTCCCTGGTCTTTGGCTTCTACTCTAATCTCATATTTCTTATCTTTTTCATAATCGATAATTCCCAAAACTGATATAACTCCTGTGTCCTTATCAATAACAAATATTTCAGCTATGCTTCCCTTCAGCTTAGAGAAACTGTACATAATTTGTCCATTTGAACCACTGTCAGCATCGCTGGCATTAACGGTGATAATATACGTTCCCTTTGGAGAGTTTTCCATCACAGTCGCCCTGTACACTGACTGGTTAAACACAGGCGTGTTGTCATTAGCATCGAGGACTGTGATCTCTACGTTGACTGTGCCAGATCTCTGCGGACTTCCACCGTCTACAGCGATTAGCTTTAAAAAGAGACGAGGATTGTCCTCCCTGTCTAATGGCTTCTGGAGAATCATCTCCGCATATTTACTACCGTCTGGATTAGCAAgttgttttaaaacaaaattgtcATTGGTTGTCAAAACGTATTTCTGTAAATCGTTTAAGCCTACGTCAGGGTCTTCTGCGCTATCTAATAGAAAGCGAGCACCGATTGTTGCAGCCTCACTTATTTCTAATTTGATGGCACTATTTTGGAAAGTAGGGGCATGGTCATTCACATCAAGAATTTCAACAACAACGCGATGCAATTCGATTGGATTTTCTAGAATTATTTCAAAAGTGAAGCTACACGGTGTTACGTCGCCACAAATCTGCTCTCTGTCTATCCTCTCACCCACGACTAGAATCCCTTTGTCTGTCCTCAGCTCTGTGTACTGAACGCTTTCCCCGGTCACGATACGGGCCCGGCCCGCTCGGAGTCGTTTCAAATCCAACCCCAGGTCTTGAGCTACGTTACCGATAACAGCGCCTTTCTTCATCTCCTCCGGAATGGAATAACGGATTTGGCCACTTACAATATGACCGAGATACAAATAAAAGGGTAGTACTTGCCATTGCAGTCCATAAAATAATCGCATTTTCAGACATTTAGGTATAACGATTCCTTCCAATGCCAtaactaaaaaaacaaaaaaccaagAACCTTAGTTCAGTATTCTCAAACGGAAAGAAAAGTAGAAGTCAATTTTAATCCAGGCTATTGTAACCGTGCCATCAATACATAAGCACCAGATCGAGTGTTTCACTGTCGCACCCCAGCTAATATGAAGTCCGGAGTATCTCGCTCTACTCCGGTAGAAAGCAGAGATAGGGGAGTGGACTCCATGGGCTTGACAACACCAGGAAGAAATTATTTCGCTGAACTATAGCGTCACTCAGAGTACAAAACATGAACAACTGATTTTATtagataaaaacatacatatgaAGGAAAACTTTTCAGGACTACTTTCTCTCAATCATGTTAGATAGGACGACACACTGCTATTAAAACCATTGCAAAGTTACTAACAATTACTATAATTTGTTGACCAGAAGGATAAAAAGTTTTCATTTCGTATCATGTCCTCTCATATTTAGTTTGAATCATGTACAAAATCATTCAGTGACACCTCAGTCCAAAACGAATATGCCAAGGGAAGTATATTGAGTCATTTGTGCGTGAACAAGTTAGAAGCAAAAGCCCGAGTAAAACTAGTAAAGAAACTCCATATTGATGTTTCAAAAGAAAACTGTTGGAAACATTGAGAGCATACAATGTAGAAATGAGCTAATGAGCTGCTAGTTCCCAAAATGAAATAACTGTTGCTGTCCACATCTAAGGATGCTGAAATCGCATTACTAGTAGCATACCAAAAAACTCAGCAGGCATTTGCTCATGGAACAGCTTAACCCAACACGTCTTATATTCAGCCCACATAATATTATTGAATTATTAAAACGTTAACTCATATGAACGTGTAGCCCAGCTCTCCACCCGTTCAAATACAAAAACCATGCTGGGCTCGCTGATTTCAGTCACAAGAAGACATTCATTTTGATGGAAAGTTGCTAAATGAACCTTCTGGCTCAGTTGGTAACAAAAACGCATACTACCTAAcgaattaattaaatgtaatataattttattttgagtttttcaTTCATTCCGATTCATACTAATAGGACAGATAatatttttgtgtaaaaaatgaataaaggtCTTACAATAGTGAAATTATTTCAGATTGGTGAAACGTCTCATGTCGTGAGTTTCtatcttttacattttataaggcAGTATATTTATAATGTGCTTTAGAGTCAAAGGCCTCAAATTATTGGATCTCCAGCAGACTCACCTCCAACGGCGAGTCTGGTTCATCCAGGATGTCCTTTCCACTCTGCATCCGCTGCATCGTCCCTGTAGAACTGGGGTCCATTATCAGTACGTTCTGACTACCGGGTCTGGAGAACTTACAGTCACTCTTTCTGGAGTCAGTCGTCCTGCACACCTCGTAATTGTACACGTGTTGTAGAGTTCCTGTCCCCAAAGTGTCTGCGTAACGCGGTGGATAATACGGAATGACCGGGAGATTGGAATGATACAGAATGCGAGACTGTCTCCATCTGTATATTTTCACTGATATAATAACTACTAAACACGTGATGAACAGAAATGAGACTACAGCCAAAGCTAAAACTAAGTAAAAAGTCAGGTTGTCATTGTACTCCTTCTCGTGCGTAAAGTCAGTGAACTCCGAGAGCACTTCAGGGAAACTGTCCGCCACCGCCACGTTAACATTGACTGTAgctgaacgagagggttgtccGTTGTCCTCCACTACAACTGTGAGCCTTTGTTTCACAGCATCTTTATCAGTAACTTGACGTATAGTTCTTATTTCTCCATTCTGTAGACCTACTTCAAACAACGCCCTCTCTGTCGCTTTGTGCAGTTTATACGAGAGCCAGGCATTCTGTCCAGAGTCCACATCAACAGCAACCACTTTAGTGACAAGATAGCCCACATCTGCTGAACGAGGCACCATTTCAGCCACAGGAGAGCTGCTGGTCTGAACTGGATACAAAACCTGAGGCGCGTTATCGTTCTGGTCCTGGATCATTATTTTCACAGTTACATTACTTTTGAGGGGAGGGGAGCCTCCATCCTGCGCTATTATGCGGAACGGAAACTCCTTGATCTGCTCGTAGTCGAAGGATCGCACAGCATGGATGACTCCACTATCAGCACTAACAGACACGTACGTGGAGACCGGCACTCCGTTAACGGAGGAGTCCTCCAGCATGTACGAAACACGGGCATTCTGAATCCAGTCAGCGTCTATGGCTTTCACTGTGAATATAGAGAGGCTTGGCGTATTGTTTTCTAGAATGCAGACCTCATATGAGCTTTTCTCAAAGACAGGCGCGTTGTCATTGACATCTGATACCTGTAAGGTAAGAGTGATGCCGCTGGAGAGTGAGGGCACTCCCTCATCAGAGCACGTCACACTGATGTTGTGCTCAGAGGCTCTCTCACGGTCTAACTCACTGTCTGTTTCTAGGCTATAGAATCCATTTAATGTCGATTTAATTGCATAGGGTATATTCTCATTAATTTCGCAATGCACCTGACCGTTTTGGTCTGAGTCCGGGTCTTGGACGTTCAGTACAGCTATTACTGTTCCACTAGGGGAATCCTCCGGTACTGACTTAGATGTTGTCATGAAGTTAATTATAGGACTATTGTCATTAACATCGACAACATCAACTACAATTTTAGATGAATCGGAGAGACCACCCTTGTCTTTCGCCTCGACGTCAATCTGATAGTGTTGAGCTTTTTCGAAATCTAACGTACCAAGCAAACGGACTTCTCCATTAATCTCATCTATTTCAAATCGTTCAAATACTCCCTCGTTGCTACTTGATATGGAATATGTAATTTGTCCATTGGATCCCTTGTCATCATCTTTAGCACCGACTGTGGTAATTAAGGTGCCTTTTGGGGAATTTTCGACTATGCTTGCCTTGTAAATCTCCTGTGTAAAAACAGGAGCATTGTCATTTGCATCTAAAACAGTAATGCGTATCTGCACAGTTCCAGACATCTGAATCTCCCCTCCATCCAGAGCGGTAAGTACTAACGACatcttctcttttttctctcgaTCTAGAGGTTTCTGTAAAACCATCTCTACCTTTTTACTCCCGTCAGCCTGAGTTTGCAATCTCAATATAAAATCTTCGCTAGGATGAAGAGTATAGCTTCGAAGGTCATTTACTCCCACATCCGAATCAAAAGCTTTTTCAAGGATGAATTTAGACCCTGTAGCAGCTGATTCGCTaatctcaaaatgtatttcactctTTTTGAAAAGTGGAGCATTGTCATTTATATCTGTAATTTCAACTGAAACGCGATGGAATTCTATTGGGTTATCCAGAATAATCTGAAAATGCAGTGCGCAAGGCGTCAtttgtccacagagagcttcacGGTCTATTCTCTCTTTGATAAGGAGAACTCCCCTTTCTTTATTCAGTTCGATGTATTCCGCACTTTCTCCAGAATAAATACGAGCTTTACCTGATTTAAGTCTTTTGATATCCAAACCCAAATCCTGCGCTATGTTTCCGACTATAGAGCCTTTCGCCATTTCCTCGGGAATGGAATAACTGACCTGTCCGTCCACTGAACCGAGGCAGAGGACCGATATAAAAATCACTACTTGCCGTATCATTCTTCTGGCCGACATTTTCCTTTCACCatgaaataacaataatataataCTCCATTTGAACGTAAGTAATAATCCAATGGTTTCCAGTTTAAAACATTAGTTATTCACTGTTctgaaacaatgaaataatgaagaaatCAGAGCTCGGTGTCTCCGTGTTTATTGTTTCCCGTAACCCGGACTATTTTCTATGCATACGGCTCTTTCTCAGCATAATATATCGAGATGATGGGGGAGGTACTGCTGCTAATCAGATCCAAAACTACAACACACTGACCAACAGCGTCTCTCTGAGTTTATTTAATAGAACTACACACAAATGGACTTAaactaaatacaaaaaaacaagcGGGATCTGCCATGATACGTTGCACTGCAGTATGGATGAGAATGTCTATGaagaaaatacataatatttatcaaaatgaaaaatatgagaTGGATATATTTCATATTAATTCATAATCTAAGTAgaccattttttttaaacaattgtcAGCAAgttcaaaacatttatgaatagGTTTAGGTCTAACACGTTTGTCGTTAACTCGCTAATGGTAACCAAAGACAACTAACTTtaagtagaaaaataaataaatgtaataatgtgcATTAAATACACATAATCCGTCAACCTTCCTCTTCATAAGACTGGCGTATAATGTCATGAACGTCAATATGCAACACATATTATAATAAATGAGTAGTGCAACGCATTGCTGACCGTGGTGCTGAAAGTGCCGTAACAAGGGGATGAACATATTTTCTTATATGAAAGAAGGCCTAACTCAAACAAAGCATGTTTTGAAAACGTAaattaaaactgaaaaataacagacctctgTCGGAGAGTCTTGTTCATCCAGGATGTTCTTTTCACTCTGCATCCGCTGCATCGTCCCTGCAGAACTGGGGTCCATTATCAGAACGTTCTGACTACCGGGTCTGGAGAACTTACAGTCACTCTTTCTGGAGTCAGTCGTCCTGCACACCTCGTAATTGTACACGTGTTGTAGAGTTCCTGTCCCCAAAGTGTCTGCGTAACGCGGTGGATAATACGGAATAACCGGGAGACTGGAATGATACAGAATGCGGGACTGTCTCCATCTGTATATTTTCACTGATATAATAACAACTAAACAAGAGATGAACAGAAATGAGACTACAGCCAAAGCCAAGACTAAATAAAAAGTCAGGGTGTCATTGTACTCCTTCTCGTGCGTAAAGTCAGTGAACTCCGAGAGCACTTCAGGGAAACTGTCCGCCACCGCCACGTTAACATTGACTGTAGCTGAACGAGAGGGCTGTCCGTTGTCCTCCACTACAACAGTGAGTCTTTGTTTCACAGCATCTTTATCAGTGACTTGGCGTATAGTTCTTACTTCTCCATTTTGTAAGCCCACTTCAAACAACGCCCTGTCTGTCGTTTTGTGAAGTTTATACGAGAGCCAGGCATTCTGTCCAGAGTCCACATCAACGGCCACCACTTTAGTGACAAGATAGCCCACATCTGCTGAACGAGGCACCATTTCAGCCACCAGAGAGCCACTAGTCTGGACTGGGTACAGAATCTGAGGAGGGTTGTCATTCTGGTCCTGGATTAGTATTGTAACCGTAGTAACTGAAGTGAGAGGTGGAGATCCCCCGTCACGGGCACTGACGTTAAATTCAAACGACCTGATTTGTTCGTAATCGAATGACTGAAGAGCATGGATTTCCCCGTTTTCTGAATTTACTGAGAAGTAAGAGGACACGGCTGCTCCGTTTATCTGTTTGTCATCGAGAAAGTAGGAGATTCGAGCATTTTGTCCCCAGTCAGCATCACGCGCTCTCACCGCGAATATAGACACACCTGGTGAGTTGTTTTCCTGAATAGACTTAGTAAATTTAGGTTTATAAAACTCTGGTGGGTTATCGTTGACATCTGATATTTTAACTGTGATGTTCTTATTGCTGGACAGAGACGGAGAGCCGTTATCTGATACTGTTATTGTGATATTATACTCAGACACAGTTTCTCTATCCAGGGGGCTTTCTGTAATTATTGTATAATAATCCGTTAAAGATGCCTCTATTTTGAAAGGAATATCGCCGTTAATAGAGCACTGAACGACACCGTTGCCTTCCGAGTCTTCATCCTCTACATTAATAACAGCTACAGTGCTACCGGGGGGAGAGTTCTCTGGAATCAAGTTTGAAAAGGACATCAGCTGTATTGTGGGGACATTATCGTTTTCATCAATAATTTGTACGACAACCTTACATGTATCAGTGAGGCCACCACTGTCTTGTgcgaaaacatttaattgataatattttgtcttttcaaAATCCAGTTTCCCTACCAATTTGATCTCGCCATTAGCCACGTTAAGCTCAAAGAGATCCTTTGCCTCTTTAGCAACATGAGGGATCGAGAAAGTGACCTCTCCGTTTATCCCTTGGTCTGCGTCATTTGCGCTAACGGTAGTTACCAAAGTACCTACCGGAGAATTCTCAATCACATTCGCGTTATAAACTGGCTTACCACATACAGGCGCATTGTCATTGGCATCTAACACGGTAATATAGATGCGGACAGTGCCAGATTTCTGAGGCTCGCCTCCGTCAATTGCAGTAAGAAGAAGAGACATAGTCTCTTGGGTTTCTCTGTCTAGTGGGTTTTGCAAAATCATATCTATGTATCTACTCCCGTCAGGTTGGCTGTGTACCtgcaatttgaaatgatctGCTGGTTTCAGAGAATAATTCTGTATACCGTTAACACTAACGTCAGGGTCCACCGCACTCTCCAATGAAAAACGTGCACCGGACACGGCTGATTCActaattttgaaatgtatttcatcTTTTGGAAAGGATGGCGGGTTATCGTTAATGTCACGAACCTCGACAGTGATACGAAATAATTGGATGGGATTTTCTATGATAAGCTCAAAGCTAAAGCTACAAGGCGTAGTCTGTCCACAGAGCTCCTCTCGGTCGATTCTCTCCTTAACAACAAGGAGTCCTTTGTCTCGGTTTAGCTCTACATACTGTCGTGATCCCTTCGTTACAATGCGAGCTTTACCGGAAACTAGCCTCTTGACCTCTAAGCCCAAATCTCTACCTATGTTTCCAACTATCGAAGCCTCCGCTTGCTCTTCTGGTATGGAATATCGTGCCTGCCCAGTCACGGAATCTAGAGCGCACAGACAAAGAATAAAAGTCAGTACTTGCCATCCGCCTCTGCGGTCTGTTGTACACCAGTCACCCATTCCAACGAATGAagcagaaaacaaatattttgtaatccTTTTGTCAGAGAATAGGGCTCATCTGTACATCAAAACGATGACAAGCAATCGACGGTATTTCCCAGAGAAACGAATCCGGTTATTAAGCCGTGAGGATTTTGATCCTAAATCTCTTGGTTCGTtagagattgtgtgtgtttgtttgagtggGTCAGTAAAAGGGAGAATGTAGGAGGGGACGCTGCGCCACACAGAGTGAGAATTTCCATGTACTGCATATCATTGATCAACAGCGGCACTCAGAGTACAAACACTGCAAACGCACTATAGTAACTACGCGACATGTATCCAAATGCACCACACAGAAACTCACAAAACATCAATAACGTAATGCAACAATCAGGGGCGTTGTTTCATCAAAGGCCAAGGTATGGCAGTGTCGCATGACGGCATATTTCCGCACCATGGACAAAGAGGGTAGGTCTtatcattagtcatttgttCAAACTGttcacagaaataaaataaatgcattaaactAGCCTATTACTAACAGTAATACCTATTACTAGCATTCTGACAGCTACACTACCGATGTCATAATTGTCACGAAATGAGGAAACCTTCGAAATAAAATGTCAACGACTACgtcattgtgtaattcatttgtaACTTGTAAAGGTAagcatattattttattttttctaatgAATGCAAATAGCAATTAATAGCAAACATATAttggtaatttttttttccatattgGTTAAAAAAGAACAACACTAAAGTATTAAAAATAGCCTTTGCTATTTCAGCACCCATGTGAAGTTAACTGAGTGCATGTCCTCTGATCAGAGTTTGTATTTTCATCCAACAGGAAAATCCACTATCAATTAAGGCATGTGCCCCATTCCTGAACTAGTTGAAGCACCTCCAAAGTGGCGGTAAGCGAAACAGAAAATATAGTCCGCTAATACTCAATCCGTAGACACCGAATACTCAATCCGTAGACACCGATCCGTAGACACCGAATACTCAATCCACTAGTGTTGGTCATAATAAATGCTGTCAAATCGTCTGCCGTTCCTCGAGGGGTATTGGCCAAGGCGAGATTGAGTTGTCGAGTCAGTTTTAAGTGGAGATATGTGCCTCAGCGCAACTGCGGTTGCTCGGCTATCAGAAGCTACAGATGCAGGCTCTGTTGTAGCTGCATGGCCGGACTGAGGGGACACTGGCAGCTGCTCAGGAGCAACAGCTTGCAACATCGCCCCACTTGACTGCATTTCAGATGCATCTTTAGGCCTACATTTTGAGAAGAATCCAtcaattgatttatttttgcatttcattgttctgtttaaTTCAAACTAGCTACAGCATCTGATGTGTATTCCCGCCTGGAATTATGTTTATCAGTTATCTACGTACGTAACGCGCCACAAACACATACGTGCACTCAAAATGTGCAATATTAATAGTAAATATGAATAATGAATAGTACATTAGCTACGAACATTTAATATTTGTTGAgcacaaataatattttttaaggcGATACAAGTGACTTCGCTGCCATACCTTGCCATACGTAATTGACACCTGTGGCAACAATAGATATCATAGCAAAACCAGAAATGGAAAAGTAAAGCAAGTATAATTTGcttcaataaaaagaaacaattcACGCATatctataataaaaaaaaactaaataatgaaacTCATCAAGTGTCAGGCAAGCACTCTCAGTACACACCATCCACCACCTGTCCTCCACTACAACCATGACTTGACGTAGTAACTTGACGTATAGTTCTTATTTCTCCATTCTGTAAGCGACGCACCATTTCAGCCACCAGAGAACTGCTAGTCGGGACTAGACACAGAACCTAAATGATTTTCACCTTTATATCCACAGACAAAAAGATTAAATCCTCAATTTCTGCGTTTGGCTGAATAATTTTCCCTAGTGCGAACGCTACCCCACAGCGGCGCTCAGAGTTCACTAAGGAGACTAGCAGGGTGTGAACCACCGTGGGAGCAATGCAAAATTAACATGTACGAGTTAGGAGCATAAACACATCTgtgatgaaaaataaacaactacaaaaaaataaatataaaataaagtatAATAACGAACGTAAACACATACAAAAGGGTTTCACCAGTTTCTACGCTGAATCCACTCCACACTATTTTACGCTCCCATTCATGCCATTAACTGGAATTAGTATTGATAACAATTAATGATAATCCTTGTAGTATCAGTAGGCGTGTTGGTAGCAGAACCAGATCTAAGACAACGGAGGAAAACATCGGCGTCGGTACAGGAGTAAAGGCAACATTGTGTAACATTGAAACACTAGtgtttcagcaccatggactgATCAGGCTGACACCATTAACTTTTCTATAGACTTCCACACAAACcgacagtgttttgttttaacaaaTTATTACAATCTGGAGTT
The window above is part of the Esox lucius isolate fEsoLuc1 chromosome 4, fEsoLuc1.pri, whole genome shotgun sequence genome. Proteins encoded here:
- the LOC106024272 gene encoding protocadherin gamma-A1 isoform X16, which gives rise to MGDWCTTDRRGGWQVLTFILCLCALDSVTGQARYSIPEEQAEASIVGNIGRDLGLEVKRLVSGKARIVTKGSRQYVELNRDKGLLVVKERIDREELCGQTTPCSFSFELIIENPIQLFRITVEVRDINDNPPSFPKDEIHFKISESAVSGARFSLESAVDPDVSVNGIQNYSLKPADHFKLQVHSQPDGSRYIDMILQNPLDRETQETMSLLLTAIDGGEPQKSGTVRIYITVLDANDNAPVCGKPVYNANVIENSPVGTLVTTVSANDADQGINGEVTFSIPHVAKEAKDLFELNVANGEIKLVGKLDFEKTKYYQLNVFAQDSGGLTDTCKVVVQIIDENDNVPTIQLMSFSNLIPENSPPGSTVAVINVEDEDSEGNGVVQCSINGDIPFKIEASLTDYYTIITESPLDRETVSEYNITITVSDNGSPSLSSNKNITVKISDVNDNPPEFYKPKFTKSIQENNSPGVSIFAVRARDADWGQNARISYFLDDKQINGAAVSSYFSVNSENGEIHALQSFDYEQIRSFEFNVSARDGGSPPLTSVTTVTILIQDQNDNPPQILYPVQTSGSLVAEMVPRSADVGYLVTKVVAVDVDSGQNAWLSYKLHKTTDRALFEVGLQNGEVRTIRQVTDKDAVKQRLTVVVEDNGQPSRSATVNVNVAVADSFPEVLSEFTDFTHEKEYNDTLTFYLVLALAVVSFLFISCLVVIISVKIYRWRQSRILYHSSLPVIPYYPPRYADTLGTGTLQHVYNYEVCRTTDSRKSDCKFSRPGSQNVLIMDPSSAGTMQRMQSEKNILDEQDSPTEQKPPNTDWRFNQGQRPGPSGPYHYHGDHIRWTSKRGIRAGGPPEMTMGTGPWPNPPTEAEQLQALMAAANEVSEATATLGPGTMGLSTRYSPQFTLQHVPDYRQNVYIPGSTATLTSNPQQQQQQQQQQQQMAAQQQALQAPPEASSQPEAPKAAQTPASKKKSTKKEKK